The following proteins are co-located in the Choristoneura fumiferana chromosome 23, NRCan_CFum_1, whole genome shotgun sequence genome:
- the LOC141440681 gene encoding uncharacterized protein, translating to METNFVRADNTNLPKIDAFMVARFFKNNADYYAAELKNVKTAVSARESYGDDAIGYVQLHRERGICTVKCKMCPEHKVRAKGYNVTLTVDESDCEIISCECHDCAASAGGCKHAVAFLMWVHRRTEEPSCTSIECYWKKSTLSKVGTTMKYITVQQMSKKEVPHRPSSSALYDEFITEAKKRKIDNCELLKYQDDFRHSGIMKYSLHCLLLDQTPEIKNNVDKLIDLMKTSFTVTAISMIEEATRGQNKSSLWYEMRYGRITASKAHEVSVCHTPDGSLVATIMGAKVPDTAAMKRGRNLEHSVRKTVSKNLKKKISLCGLFVCKDHPMIAASPDGLTKDAIIEIKCPTKAKAKENYLKNGIITTKYKAQVQLQMYATGIKKCYFCVADSKFEETRKVEIVLENYDSEYVRNLVKKVLIFWKKNVYPILCCNTSV from the exons ATGGAGACAAATTTTGTGCGAGCTGATAACACCAACCTACCCAAGATAGATGCGTTTATGGTCGCACGTTTCTTTAAGAATAACGCTGATTACTATGCTGCGGAACTTAAAAACGTAAAAACAGCAGT GTCTGCCAGGGAATCATATGGTGACGATGCGATTGGGTATGTCCAACTTCACCGAGAGCGTGGAATTTGCACAGTTAAGTGTAAGATGTGCCCAGAGCACAAAGTACGAGCCAAAGGATATAATGTGACATTGACTGTTGACGAAAGTGACTGTGAAATAATTAGCTGCGAGTGCCACGACTGTGCAGCTTCAGCCGGAGGATGTAAGCATGCAGTAGCTTTTTTGATGTGGGTCCATCGTCGCACTGAGGAACCTTCATGCACTTCCATTGAGTGTTATTGGAAGAAGTCCACGTTATCCAAAGTAGGGACTACGATGAAGTATATTACTGTGCAGCAGATGTCCAAAAAAGAAGTACCACACCGACCAAGTTCGTCTGCATTATATGATGAATTTATTACTGAAGCCAAAAAGAGAAAAATTGATAACTGTGAGTTATTAAAATACCAAGATGATTTTAGACACAGTGGCATTATGAAATATTCATTGCACTGTTTACTATTAGATCAAACTCCAGAAATCAAAAACAATGTAGACAAGCTTATTGACTTGATGAAAACATCATTCACTGTAACTGCAATAAGTATGATCGAAGAAGCAACAAGGGGGCAGAATAAAAGCAGCTTATGGTATGAGATGCGATATGGCCGTATCACAGCATCAAAGGCACACGAGGTTAGTGTTTGCCATACACCAGATGGGTCATTGGTGGCCACTATAATGGGTGCAAAAGTACCTGATACAGCAGCGATGAAGAGAGGCAGAAATTTGGAGCACTCTGTCAGAAAGACagtaagtaaaaatttaaaaaaaaaaatcagtttgtGTGGGCTTTTTGTATGCAAAGACCATCCCATGATCGCAGCATCTCCTGATGGCTTAACAAAGGATGCCATTATAGAAATTAAATGCCCTACCAAGGCAAAAGCCAAagagaattatttaaaaaatggaaTTATTACAACTAAATATAAGGCACAGGTGCAACTGCAAATGTATGCAACTGGTATCAAAAAGTGCTATTTTTGTGTTGCTGACAGCAAATTTGAAGAGACGAGGAAAGTAGAAATTGTGCTAGAAAATTATGATAGTGAATATGTtaggaatttagtaaaaaaggTACTAATTTTctggaaaaaaaatgtctatCCTATTTTGTGTTGTAACACCAGTGTGtga